One Pseudomonadota bacterium DNA segment encodes these proteins:
- a CDS encoding HAMP domain-containing histidine kinase, whose protein sequence is MNEAKKDLEGANAKLRELDQLKSMFIASMSHELRTPLNSIIGFSGIMLQGMTGEINAEQRDQLERVFRSGKHLLSLITDVIDIAKIESGKIQPFAEDFLLGDVIDEACESMNIQISDKGLELLKIIPETPIHMHTDRRRLLQCLLNFLSNAVKFSAKGKVCIEVAELQVSELARLRSGRGTEGGKGEGGGGISNTEHRILNDEVKKLPRFEIPCSIFCGSVEETTGKRGEEERGDVVEISVSDTGIGIKEKDMELLFGSFVRLDTPLKTTTPGTGLGLYLTKKLATEVLGGEVGAASEEGKGSRFWIRVPVFLEEREK, encoded by the coding sequence GTGAACGAGGCCAAAAAAGACCTTGAGGGCGCCAATGCCAAGCTCCGCGAACTCGACCAGCTCAAATCCATGTTCATTGCCTCCATGAGCCACGAGCTGCGTACGCCGCTCAACTCCATCATCGGTTTTTCCGGCATCATGCTGCAGGGCATGACCGGCGAGATCAACGCCGAGCAGCGTGATCAGCTTGAAAGGGTCTTCCGGTCCGGCAAGCATCTCCTGTCGCTTATCACCGACGTGATCGACATCGCCAAGATCGAGTCGGGCAAAATACAACCCTTTGCCGAGGATTTTTTGCTTGGTGATGTGATCGATGAGGCCTGCGAAAGTATGAATATCCAGATATCTGATAAAGGTCTTGAGCTTTTGAAGATTATTCCGGAAACGCCCATTCATATGCACACCGACCGGCGGCGCCTGTTGCAATGTCTGCTCAACTTTTTGAGCAATGCGGTGAAGTTTTCGGCGAAAGGGAAGGTTTGTATAGAGGTGGCAGAGTTGCAGGTAAGCGAGCTAGCGAGACTCCGGAGTGGCAGAGGGACAGAGGGAGGAAAGGGAGAAGGGGGGGGTGGAATATCGAACACCGAACATCGAATATTGAATGATGAAGTGAAGAAACTTCCTCGGTTCGAAATTCCTTGTTCGATATTCTGCGGTTCGGTTGAGGAAACAACAGGGAAGAGGGGAGAAGAAGAACGTGGGGATGTTGTCGAAATCTCGGTCAGTGATACCGGAATTGGAATAAAGGAAAAGGATATGGAACTGCTTTTCGGCTCCTTTGTCCGGCTTGATACACCGCTCAAAACCACTACCCCTGGAACAGGGCTTGGTCTCTATCTAACAAAAAAACTGGCAACCGAAGTGCTTGGCGGCGAGGTCGGCGCGGCAAGCGAGGAAGGCAAGGGCAGCAGATTCTGGATCAGGGTGCCGGTGTTTTTGGAAGAAAGAGAAAAATAG